The genomic segment AAGCCTCCTGTTTCCACCACCCCTCTGCCAGGCCGTCACCCTGCCCTGGTTATTCCGGCCACCCCGTTTCTTGAGAGACACACACAGCGGCATATACGGCTTGTCTGTTGTCAGCTCACTGTAATCAGCAACCGACATGAATCTTCTGCCTGGTGATGTTGGTCTGTATATTCTGATTCCCATCTCTACTCCTTAAATTTAAAATTGAAAATTACAAAATCCATGCAATACAGCTCTACATTACCTGTTTTACAATTTTCAACAACAAATCATCAAACCCCTTCTATAAAGTCAAGTTTTTCACCCTTTTTAAGGGTAACAACCGCCTTCTTCATTGCCGACGACCGGCCCACGGAACGGCCCCACTTCTTTTTCTTTCCCCGAACGTTTATTGTTGCAACTTTCACAACCTTAACCTTAAAAACTTCTTCAAACGCCTTCCTTATCTCTATCTTGTTAGCCCTTCTATCGACTTCGACTATCAGCTTACCGCTTGTTTCCTTTAAATAAGTAGCCTTCTCTGTAAAAACCGGCTTCTTTAAAATATCGTAAGCGTCGCTCATTCTCCAACCTCCTGTACCTTCTTCAGCGCATCCCTTGTCATCAGAACATAATTATGCACAAGCAGGTCGTAAGTATTTATATCAGCCGCCCTTGCAACATTTGCCCTTGGGATGTTTCTCGCTGAAAGATAGACATTG from the Nitrospirota bacterium genome contains:
- the rplW gene encoding 50S ribosomal protein L23, with product MSDAYDILKKPVFTEKATYLKETSGKLIVEVDRRANKIEIRKAFEEVFKVKVVKVATINVRGKKKKWGRSVGRSSAMKKAVVTLKKGEKLDFIEGV